The proteins below are encoded in one region of Mycobacterium pseudokansasii:
- a CDS encoding response regulator — MTRVLVVDDEPHILRALRINLTVRGYEVITASTGAGALRAAAEHPPDVVILDLGLPDISGIDVLAGLRGWLSAPVIVLSARTDSSDKVEALDAGADDYVTKPFGMDEFLARLRAAVRRNAAASEVDQPVVETDAFTVDLAAKKVTKNGVEVHLTPTEWGMLEVLVRNRGKLVGREELLKEVWGPAYATETHYLRVYLAQLRRKLEDDPSHPEHLLTESGMGYRFEA, encoded by the coding sequence ATGACCCGTGTGTTGGTGGTCGACGACGAGCCGCACATCCTGCGGGCGCTGCGCATCAATCTGACCGTGCGCGGCTATGAGGTGATCACCGCCTCGACCGGCGCCGGTGCGCTGCGCGCCGCCGCCGAACACCCGCCCGACGTGGTGATCCTCGACCTCGGCCTGCCCGACATCTCGGGGATCGACGTGCTGGCCGGTCTCCGCGGTTGGCTGTCAGCGCCGGTGATCGTGTTGTCGGCGCGCACCGATTCCTCCGACAAGGTCGAGGCCCTGGATGCGGGCGCCGACGACTACGTCACGAAACCCTTCGGGATGGACGAGTTTCTGGCCAGGCTGCGCGCGGCGGTGCGCCGCAACGCCGCGGCGTCGGAGGTGGATCAGCCGGTTGTCGAAACCGACGCGTTCACCGTCGATTTGGCCGCGAAGAAGGTCACCAAGAACGGCGTCGAAGTGCATCTGACCCCGACCGAATGGGGCATGCTCGAGGTCCTGGTCCGTAACCGGGGCAAGCTGGTCGGCCGCGAAGAGCTGCTCAAGGAGGTCTGGGGACCCGCGTACGCCACCGAAACCCATTACCTGCGGGTGTACCTGGCGCAGCTGCGGCGCAAACTGGAAGACGACCCGTCACACCCCGAGCACCTGCTGACCGAGTCCGGAATGGGTTATCGCTTCGAGGCCTGA